A stretch of the Actinomyces qiguomingii genome encodes the following:
- the galE gene encoding UDP-glucose 4-epimerase GalE has product MSILVAGGAGYIGAHVVRLLQARGDEVVVVDDLSYGTVGRVGDADLVELDVAAGNATEVLTDLMERKDIRAVIHFAARKQVGESVARPAWYYQQNVGGLANMLAAMEQARVEQMIFSSSAAVYGMPPVDVVPEDIECRPINPYGETKLIGEWMMADCERAWGLRWAGLRYFNVAGAGWDDLGDMATLNLIPMVLDRLARGESPKIFGTDYPTPDGTCIRDYIHVRDLAGAHIAALDHLAGQEELEQHVFNVGTGRGSSVREVVSKVIAAVTAATGRQVQPEELERRPGDPPQLIGDATRIHQVLGWVAEHDLDDIVSSSFSAWQADPDRPHFA; this is encoded by the coding sequence ATGAGTATCCTCGTCGCGGGCGGTGCCGGATACATCGGCGCCCATGTTGTCCGTCTGCTGCAAGCCCGTGGGGACGAGGTTGTCGTCGTAGATGACCTGTCTTACGGGACTGTGGGGCGCGTGGGCGACGCAGACCTGGTCGAATTGGACGTCGCCGCCGGGAACGCCACTGAGGTCCTGACCGATTTGATGGAACGCAAGGACATAAGGGCTGTCATCCACTTCGCTGCCCGTAAGCAGGTGGGGGAGTCCGTGGCTCGGCCCGCCTGGTACTACCAGCAGAATGTGGGCGGCCTGGCCAACATGTTGGCGGCGATGGAGCAGGCCCGCGTGGAGCAGATGATCTTCTCCTCCTCCGCCGCGGTCTACGGTATGCCACCGGTTGATGTGGTCCCCGAGGACATCGAATGCCGCCCCATCAACCCCTACGGGGAGACCAAGCTCATCGGCGAGTGGATGATGGCGGATTGTGAGCGCGCCTGGGGCCTGCGTTGGGCGGGCCTGCGCTATTTCAACGTCGCCGGCGCCGGCTGGGACGATCTGGGTGATATGGCCACGCTCAACCTGATCCCGATGGTTCTGGACCGCCTGGCGCGAGGCGAGTCGCCGAAGATCTTCGGCACCGACTATCCGACCCCGGACGGCACTTGCATCCGCGACTACATCCATGTGCGTGACCTCGCTGGCGCGCATATTGCGGCGCTGGATCACCTGGCCGGACAGGAGGAGCTGGAGCAGCACGTCTTCAACGTCGGCACCGGCAGGGGTTCGTCGGTGCGCGAGGTGGTCTCAAAGGTCATCGCCGCCGTTACCGCTGCAACCGGCCGCCAGGTGCAACCGGAGGAGCTCGAGCGTCGTCCCGGCGACCCGCCGCAGTTGATCGGCGACGCCACCCGTATCCATCAGGTGCTCGGCTGGGTTGCCGAGCACGACCTGGACGACATCGTCTCCTCCTCCTTCTCCGCCTGGCAGGCCGACCCCGATCGACCGCACTTCGCCTGA
- a CDS encoding LCP family protein, with protein MLALVGARAAWLINDVNSRLQRVQALSGAKSTPGETWLVVGSDSRADGAVVDNTEGARSDSIMLLHRSPGGQASLTSLPRDTYAEIPGYGGNKINAAYSYGGPALLVSTVEQLTGLTVDHYVEVGMGGVSSLVDAVGGVNLCLDYDVDDADSGLVWDTSQGECQDVDGAKALAYSRMRKSDPTGDIGRALRQRAVISAVISKAVSPSTLLNLSQQHLLVNAGTQALTVDENASTFDLGKMLLAFRSASKAGLTGAPPIASLDYEPGGIGAAVLLEDTTAPSFFSKLREGTLTVEDFNQP; from the coding sequence ATGCTGGCGCTGGTCGGCGCCCGGGCGGCCTGGCTCATCAACGATGTGAACTCCAGGTTGCAGCGTGTCCAGGCCCTCTCGGGCGCAAAAAGCACTCCCGGCGAGACCTGGCTGGTTGTCGGCTCCGACTCGCGTGCAGACGGCGCCGTAGTAGATAACACCGAGGGCGCCCGCTCCGACTCGATCATGCTGCTGCATCGATCCCCCGGTGGGCAGGCCTCCCTGACCTCCCTGCCGCGCGACACCTACGCGGAGATCCCCGGTTACGGCGGCAACAAGATCAACGCCGCCTACTCCTATGGCGGTCCCGCCCTACTGGTGTCCACGGTGGAGCAACTGACCGGACTGACAGTCGACCATTACGTGGAGGTCGGCATGGGTGGGGTGTCATCCCTGGTAGACGCCGTTGGCGGCGTCAACCTCTGCCTGGATTACGACGTCGATGATGCTGACTCGGGGCTGGTGTGGGACACTTCCCAGGGCGAGTGCCAGGACGTCGACGGGGCCAAGGCCCTTGCCTATTCACGGATGCGCAAGTCCGACCCGACCGGCGACATCGGCCGCGCCCTGCGGCAGCGGGCGGTGATCTCCGCCGTCATATCCAAGGCCGTGTCCCCCTCCACACTGCTGAATCTCTCCCAACAGCACCTGCTGGTGAACGCCGGCACACAAGCCCTGACCGTCGATGAAAACGCCTCCACATTCGACCTGGGCAAGATGCTGCTGGCCTTCCGCTCCGCTTCGAAGGCCGGCCTGACCGGGGCGCCTCCCATTGCCAGCCTGGACTACGAACCGGGTGGCATCGGCGCCGCAGTCCTGCTTGAGGACACCACCGCCCCGAGCTTCTTCAGCAAGCTGCGTGAGGGCACGCTTACGGTGGAGGACTTCAACCAGCCCTGA
- a CDS encoding LCP family protein has translation MAVSSHAKAKSHARHSSKDLTRRAARRSMLAGFAVVLFLVSGVGIAWYDLQSQVNTIDINKFLDDEHARQVTDSYEGKPVNILILGTDSRAGANNVDGSEGSEEVAVARSDTAMVLHLPADRSRIEIISIPRDLLVDIPSCKTADGGSTEAMSYTPFNAAFANGAGSRADNTAVAAGVACTIATVQDLTGLYMDEYLVVDFNGLTTTVDALGGVNLYVDEDINDTEYTGLVMSKGCQHLDGPTALQYARVRHGVGDGSDLQRMPRQQNLVAAMLRTAKSKNYLTNADALYSFALAALKSLTTSEGIGNLTTLAGLVMSIGNVGADNMTLITMPNEEAPWDRNRAIPTDESDDVWAAIKADTPISEALQDAAAQEDADSTSSAPDSQDDTDEPQEQPTQSDSDDSATDNQSGTSNNKTPTATATTQDPAAQCR, from the coding sequence ATGGCCGTGTCATCCCACGCCAAAGCCAAATCGCATGCGCGGCACTCCTCCAAAGACCTGACGCGGCGCGCCGCGCGCAGGTCCATGCTGGCGGGCTTCGCCGTCGTGCTGTTCCTCGTCTCCGGCGTCGGCATCGCCTGGTATGACCTTCAGTCGCAGGTGAACACGATAGACATCAATAAATTCCTTGACGATGAGCACGCTCGCCAGGTGACGGACAGCTACGAGGGCAAGCCCGTCAACATCCTCATCCTGGGGACCGACTCCCGCGCGGGCGCCAATAACGTCGACGGCTCCGAGGGCAGCGAGGAGGTGGCGGTGGCACGCTCGGACACCGCCATGGTCCTCCACCTCCCAGCGGACCGCTCCCGCATCGAAATCATCTCAATCCCGCGCGACCTGCTGGTGGACATCCCCTCCTGCAAAACCGCCGACGGCGGCTCCACCGAGGCCATGTCCTACACGCCCTTCAATGCGGCCTTCGCCAACGGGGCCGGATCCCGGGCCGACAATACGGCGGTGGCGGCAGGCGTGGCCTGCACCATCGCCACGGTCCAGGACCTCACGGGCCTGTACATGGACGAGTACCTGGTGGTGGACTTCAACGGACTGACCACCACGGTGGACGCGCTCGGCGGCGTCAACCTCTATGTGGACGAGGACATCAACGACACCGAGTACACCGGGCTGGTCATGAGCAAGGGCTGCCAGCACCTGGACGGTCCCACCGCCCTGCAGTACGCGCGCGTGCGCCACGGCGTGGGCGACGGCTCGGACCTCCAACGCATGCCCCGGCAGCAGAACCTGGTGGCTGCCATGCTGCGGACTGCCAAGTCGAAGAACTATCTGACCAACGCCGACGCCCTGTACAGCTTCGCCCTCGCCGCCCTGAAGTCACTGACGACATCCGAAGGAATCGGTAACCTGACCACACTGGCCGGACTGGTCATGTCGATCGGCAACGTCGGCGCAGATAATATGACCCTAATCACCATGCCCAATGAGGAGGCCCCCTGGGACCGTAATCGGGCAATCCCCACGGACGAGTCAGATGACGTATGGGCGGCGATCAAGGCGGACACTCCCATTTCCGAGGCCCTGCAGGATGCGGCCGCCCAGGAGGACGCCGACTCGACGTCGAGCGCACCCGATTCTCAGGATGACACGGATGAGCCGCAGGAGCAGCCGACGCAGTCAGACAGTGATGACTCCGCCACCGACAATCAGTCCGGCACCTCGAATAACAAAACCCCGACCGCCACTGCGACCACACAGGACCCTGCCGCCCAGTGCCGTTGA
- a CDS encoding glycosyltransferase family 2 protein produces MTDTAPTPSSALAGTPPGTVRVVTVAYNPGEELERFLDSLRTATVREPVVVIADNGTEHERVERAAQRYGARVVGDGNNRGYGAGANLAARDLTEDWLVVANPDIVWRPGSLDTLIEAGRTEPRAGCLGPRLLNPDGSVYPSGRALPSLVGGAGHAVLGRVWPSNPFSAAYHGSNENVTHPVGWLSGACLLLPAAAWKRLGGFDEDYFMFFEDVDLGARVGRAGWLNLQVPDAVVVHAQGASWKSRPERMIRAHHASARRYVSASHPALWQAPVRWAVSAGLRAREEIAVRAARRG; encoded by the coding sequence GTGACTGATACAGCGCCCACCCCGTCCAGCGCCCTTGCCGGTACGCCGCCGGGAACAGTGCGTGTCGTCACGGTCGCATACAACCCCGGCGAAGAACTCGAGCGTTTTCTTGACTCTCTGCGCACCGCCACCGTGCGGGAGCCGGTAGTCGTGATTGCGGACAACGGCACCGAGCACGAGCGGGTCGAGCGAGCGGCGCAGCGTTACGGGGCGCGCGTGGTCGGCGACGGCAACAACCGCGGCTATGGGGCAGGTGCCAACCTCGCCGCCCGCGACTTGACCGAGGACTGGCTGGTAGTCGCCAATCCGGACATTGTGTGGCGCCCGGGGAGCCTGGATACGCTGATCGAGGCGGGCCGCACCGAGCCCCGCGCCGGCTGCCTGGGGCCGCGACTGCTGAATCCGGACGGCAGCGTGTATCCGTCTGGACGCGCCCTGCCATCTCTGGTCGGCGGAGCCGGACACGCAGTGCTCGGGCGGGTGTGGCCCTCCAACCCCTTCTCAGCCGCCTACCACGGAAGCAATGAGAACGTCACTCACCCCGTTGGCTGGCTGTCCGGCGCCTGCCTGCTGCTGCCTGCCGCCGCTTGGAAGCGCCTGGGCGGTTTCGACGAGGACTACTTCATGTTCTTCGAGGACGTGGACCTGGGTGCGCGCGTGGGGCGGGCCGGCTGGCTCAACCTGCAGGTGCCCGATGCCGTCGTCGTCCATGCGCAGGGTGCCAGCTGGAAGTCTCGACCCGAGCGCATGATTCGAGCTCACCACGCCTCCGCGCGACGGTACGTCAGTGCAAGTCATCCGGCCCTGTGGCAGGCGCCCGTGCGCTGGGCGGTCTCGGCGGGGCTGCGGGCCCGTGAGGAGATCGCAGTGCGTGCCGCTCGCCGGGGCTGA
- a CDS encoding DUF2304 domain-containing protein, whose translation MSSQIIIQVLLIAAVAVVGWTMLRSPGGARHQAGRRLLTLAFVVFAVAAIVAPSLLTRLAHLVGVGRGTDLLLYALVVAFLFQILSSFRRNAARERQITRLARRVALDDAPSPPSP comes from the coding sequence ATGAGTTCGCAGATCATCATCCAGGTCCTTCTCATCGCCGCGGTCGCCGTCGTAGGTTGGACGATGCTGCGATCCCCGGGTGGCGCGCGTCATCAGGCGGGTCGTCGACTTCTCACACTGGCCTTCGTCGTTTTCGCCGTTGCCGCAATCGTGGCGCCCTCCCTGCTGACCCGACTGGCCCACCTGGTGGGGGTCGGCCGCGGCACGGACCTGCTGCTGTACGCGCTGGTGGTGGCGTTCCTGTTCCAGATCCTGTCCTCATTCCGGCGCAATGCCGCCCGCGAGCGACAGATTACCCGCCTGGCACGGCGCGTGGCCTTGGATGACGCCCCGTCACCGCCCTCGCCATGA